One candidate division Zixibacteria bacterium HGW-Zixibacteria-1 DNA window includes the following coding sequences:
- the holA gene encoding DNA polymerase III subunit delta, translated as MTVRYQPLYYGAVSPNELSKEIEAGKFRPVYYFYGSEDYRIKEAQRVVALKFLPKSQQSTNQTALSATKNKLEDIINELSMIPMLGERQLFVISNIESFSQAQIGKILSLLNPPDPNRVLILASPSAKTPRKNTKIFKYLEQSTTAVEFGKLKGDAAKRRINKMLADNKITIDPAALDMIIILTGGDLGGMIAETNKLIDFVGEGGRITKDEVAKVSSDYQAFKVFELADHAATGNYDKAMEIIGFLLGQGEKMSSLLFWMGEHFVGLYLARNKKSSGAGGRDMSWKYKGQLNHFESEQLEEIICEIAKADYELKTSQIKPERLIIEKLIYKICSEHQKKANV; from the coding sequence TTGACAGTCCGGTATCAGCCTCTTTATTATGGGGCTGTGTCACCAAATGAATTAAGTAAAGAAATCGAGGCCGGGAAATTCCGCCCGGTGTATTATTTTTACGGCAGTGAGGATTACCGTATAAAAGAGGCACAACGGGTGGTGGCGCTTAAGTTCCTGCCCAAATCGCAGCAATCAACCAATCAAACGGCGCTTTCGGCAACCAAGAACAAGCTGGAAGATATCATAAATGAGCTGTCGATGATCCCGATGCTGGGCGAACGGCAGCTTTTTGTTATCAGTAATATCGAATCATTTTCCCAGGCCCAGATAGGCAAAATATTATCGCTTTTAAATCCGCCCGATCCAAACCGGGTGCTGATACTGGCGAGCCCATCGGCCAAAACACCGCGCAAAAACACGAAAATATTCAAATATCTTGAGCAAAGCACGACCGCGGTCGAATTTGGCAAACTTAAGGGGGACGCGGCCAAGCGGCGGATTAATAAGATGCTGGCCGACAACAAAATAACCATCGACCCGGCGGCTCTTGATATGATAATAATCCTTACCGGCGGTGATTTGGGCGGGATGATTGCCGAGACCAATAAGCTGATTGATTTTGTGGGTGAGGGGGGCAGAATCACCAAAGATGAAGTAGCCAAGGTCTCATCGGATTATCAGGCTTTCAAGGTTTTTGAGCTGGCCGATCATGCGGCCACCGGAAATTATGATAAAGCCATGGAAATCATAGGCTTCCTTCTCGGCCAGGGCGAAAAAATGTCGTCGCTTCTATTCTGGATGGGGGAGCACTTCGTGGGGTTGTATCTGGCCCGAAACAAGAAATCTTCCGGGGCCGGCGGGCGCGATATGAGTTGGAAATATAAGGGGCAATTAAATCACTTCGAAAGTGAGCAGTTGGAAGAGATAATCTGCGAAATCGCCAAAGCCGATTATGAATTGAAGACCAGCCAGATCAAGCCGGAGCGGTTGATAATCGAGAAGCTTATTTATAAAATCTGTTCGGAACATCAGAAAAAAGCGAATGTCTAA